From one Sphingomonas xanthus genomic stretch:
- a CDS encoding 3-dehydroquinate synthase family protein — translation MKEIRIPGRRPYEAVIGPVEAGLERLTGRGAPILVSEPRLFALHGVRVAEALGAEPLLVPEGEAAKDWTVLHNLLADFARLGANRDTIVVALGGGSVGDVAGLAASLFKRGCPVVHVPTTLLAQADSAIGGKTAIDAFGEKNVIGSFHEPALVIVDPDFLDTLDARQLLSGYAEIVKYGLIDQPGFFAWCEDNGGALLAGHRGARQRAIAQAIESKARIVAGDLEDRSGQRALLNLGHSFAHAIEAEAGLGRLLHGEAVAIGLALAFKFSAAMDLCPLADCQRVAFHLKRVGLPTRLGDVGLSARSGALVQRMLSDKKNVGGALRLVLAHGIGKTFLHPGMEAERLAAFLARED, via the coding sequence ATGAAGGAAATTCGCATCCCGGGCCGCCGGCCCTATGAAGCGGTCATCGGGCCGGTGGAGGCGGGACTGGAACGGCTCACCGGTCGCGGTGCGCCCATCCTCGTCAGCGAACCCCGCCTGTTCGCGCTCCACGGAGTGCGCGTCGCCGAGGCGCTTGGCGCAGAGCCGTTGCTCGTGCCCGAAGGCGAAGCCGCCAAGGACTGGACCGTGCTTCATAACCTTTTGGCCGACTTCGCGCGCCTCGGTGCCAATCGCGACACGATCGTTGTCGCGCTTGGCGGCGGCAGCGTCGGCGACGTCGCCGGACTGGCCGCTTCGCTGTTCAAGCGCGGCTGCCCGGTCGTCCACGTGCCAACCACCCTTCTTGCCCAGGCCGACAGCGCAATCGGCGGCAAGACCGCGATCGATGCGTTTGGCGAAAAGAATGTGATCGGGAGCTTCCACGAACCCGCGCTGGTCATAGTCGATCCGGATTTTCTCGACACGCTCGACGCGCGGCAGCTCCTTTCGGGCTATGCCGAGATCGTCAAATATGGCCTCATCGACCAGCCCGGCTTTTTCGCCTGGTGCGAGGACAATGGCGGCGCCCTGCTCGCGGGTCATCGCGGCGCGCGCCAGCGGGCAATTGCACAGGCAATCGAGTCCAAGGCGCGGATCGTTGCGGGCGACCTTGAGGACCGCAGCGGCCAGCGCGCGCTTCTGAACCTCGGTCACAGCTTCGCCCATGCCATCGAGGCTGAGGCCGGACTAGGTCGGCTGCTGCATGGCGAGGCCGTTGCAATTGGCCTGGCTCTCGCGTTCAAATTTTCGGCAGCGATGGACCTTTGTCCCTTGGCCGATTGCCAGCGGGTCGCGTTCCACCTCAAGCGCGTCGGCCTGCCGACGCGGCTAGGCGATGTCGGCCTATCCGCAAGGTCGGGCGCGCTGGTCCAGCGCATGCTCAGCGACAAGAAGAACGTCGGCGGCGCGCTCCGGCTGGTGCTTGCGCACGGAATCGGCAAGACGTTCCTGCACCCCGGCATGGAGGCCGAGCGCCTGGCAGCTTTTCTCGCCCGCGAAGACTAG